CGTTGCGGACCAACGCCAGCTGGGCCTGGTCGGCCCGCATCGCGGCGACCGCCTCGGTGACCGAGGAGGTGGCCGGCAGGGTGAACGACCGGGTCATCAGCTCGGCGGCGGTGGCCGTCCGGCCGGTGGTGACCGCCCGGACCGCCTCCCGTACGTGCACCAGCCCGCACACCTCGCCGCCACCGTCCAGGACGGCGAGCCGGGACCGGCCGCTGTCCCGGCTGACCTGTTCGATCCGTTCGGCGGTGTCGTCCCGGCGGACCGTGACGATCCGGTCGAAGGGCTCCATCACCTGGGCCACGGTGGTCTCCTGCAACTCCAGCATGCTGGTCAGCATCTGGTGCTGCTCGGCACCGAGCAGGCCGTGCTCGCGGGACTGCTCCAGCAGGATGCGCAGCTCGTCCGGGCCGTGGACCTGGGCGAGCTGGTCCTGCTGCTGCACCCCGACCAGCCGCAGCATCGCGTTGGCCAGGGCGTTGAGCAGGGACAGCACCGGCCGGGCGACCCGGGCGAAGGCCCGGAACGGCAGCGCCAGCAGCGTCGCCGAGCGCTCGGCGTCGGTGATCGCCCACGACTTGGGGGCCATCTCGCCGACCACCAGGTGCAGGAACGTCACCAGCCCCAACGCGAAGATCAACGCGACGACGTGACTGGCCGCCTCGGGCAGACCGACGGTGTGCAGCAGCGGGCTGATCAGGTGCTCGATCGCCGGTTCGGCCAGCGCGCCCAGACCCAGCGTGCACAGGGTGATGCCGAGCTGCGCCCCGGCCAGCATCAGGGACAGCTCGCGTACCCCGTCCAGCGCGGCGCGGGCGGCCCGGCTGCCCGAGGCGGCGGTCTGTTCCAACCGGTAACGCTTGGCCGCCACCAGGGCGAACTCGGCGGCCACGAAGAAGCCGTTGAAGGCGAGCAGCAGCACTGACACGAGCAGTGCGACGACG
Above is a window of Micromonospora rifamycinica DNA encoding:
- a CDS encoding hemolysin family protein: MSPVVALLVSVLLLAFNGFFVAAEFALVAAKRYRLEQTAASGSRAARAALDGVRELSLMLAGAQLGITLCTLGLGALAEPAIEHLISPLLHTVGLPEAASHVVALIFALGLVTFLHLVVGEMAPKSWAITDAERSATLLALPFRAFARVARPVLSLLNALANAMLRLVGVQQQDQLAQVHGPDELRILLEQSREHGLLGAEQHQMLTSMLELQETTVAQVMEPFDRIVTVRRDDTAERIEQVSRDSGRSRLAVLDGGGEVCGLVHVREAVRAVTTGRTATAAELMTRSFTLPATSSVTEAVAAMRADQAQLALVRNGGGPTRPIGFVALEDLLEEVIGEFDDETDPIPRGRRLR